In Ktedonobacterales bacterium, the following proteins share a genomic window:
- a CDS encoding sigma-70 family RNA polymerase sigma factor has protein sequence MRRRNVEQAERAGERREGDAGENARNVKNRSVSASSTIDAQSFRTLYQENLGVVYRFVYSKVGNREEAEDLTSQVFLKAVRGLDRERGSQSIQSWLYQVARTTIADYWRAFYKVRATSLESMLEQGWEEPVEERVELASYRPEERVRHLLELLPPHYREVLTCRFLLNLSIKETAERMGLSEANVKVLQFRALKKAAEVG, from the coding sequence GTGCGACGGCGGAATGTTGAGCAGGCTGAACGTGCAGGCGAGAGACGCGAAGGAGACGCAGGAGAGAACGCAAGAAACGTCAAAAATCGGTCAGTTTCAGCGTCTTCTACCATAGATGCGCAGTCCTTTCGCACACTCTATCAGGAGAACCTGGGAGTGGTCTATCGGTTTGTCTATAGCAAAGTAGGCAACCGGGAAGAGGCGGAGGATTTGACCTCGCAGGTCTTCTTAAAAGCGGTTCGCGGGCTGGACCGTGAGCGCGGCAGCCAGAGTATTCAGAGCTGGCTCTATCAGGTGGCGCGCACCACGATAGCCGATTACTGGCGAGCGTTTTATAAAGTGCGGGCCACTTCCTTAGAGTCAATGTTGGAACAGGGCTGGGAAGAACCAGTAGAAGAGCGGGTGGAACTGGCATCCTATCGGCCAGAAGAGCGGGTGCGCCATCTGCTGGAGTTGCTCCCCCCCCATTACCGGGAGGTACTGACCTGCCGTTTCTTGTTGAACTTATCTATTAAGGAGACAGCAGAGCGGATGGGGCTGAGCGAGGCCAATGTGAAGGTGTTGCAGTTTCGTGCGCTCAAAAAAGCGGCAGAGGTTGGGTAG
- a CDS encoding Rieske (2Fe-2S) protein, with protein sequence MGTDDHWGDIDMSEMGKENEAERLEEYLEFERHLERLQQEKRPRRPRRMTPGQAKAYQMAALFRAAMPGAAEPDPAFAARLEAQLEGKLRGRSRWFRSLLPAPRSSGVSRRSLLAGGLSAAAGLAAGAVLGGVMEQKLTSNQQAAPWDIPLTGLGKDWLMVGNVAEIAPGQMVQFRTETLVGYVFHNDEVPDVEDGQPEPEWIAMSAACTHMGCIVGWNSQDRQLHCPCHAGTFTRYGAPANGSQRYLRSLPRLQIQVRDGQVWVQTPAALSETPPEPSPDYYQ encoded by the coding sequence ATGGGGACAGACGATCACTGGGGCGATATAGACATGAGCGAGATGGGCAAAGAAAATGAGGCTGAACGGCTGGAAGAATACCTGGAGTTTGAGCGCCACCTGGAGCGCCTGCAACAGGAAAAGCGTCCGCGCCGCCCACGCCGAATGACGCCGGGCCAGGCAAAAGCCTATCAAATGGCTGCGTTGTTTCGGGCTGCTATGCCAGGCGCGGCTGAGCCTGATCCTGCTTTTGCCGCCAGACTGGAAGCGCAGTTGGAAGGGAAGCTGAGAGGGCGAAGCCGCTGGTTCCGCTCGTTACTTCCCGCGCCCCGTTCCAGCGGTGTATCGCGGCGCTCGCTGCTGGCTGGAGGGCTTTCGGCGGCAGCGGGGTTGGCAGCCGGGGCTGTGCTGGGCGGAGTGATGGAGCAGAAACTTACCAGCAACCAGCAGGCGGCGCCCTGGGATATACCGCTCACTGGTCTTGGCAAGGATTGGCTGATGGTTGGCAATGTCGCTGAGATCGCCCCCGGCCAGATGGTTCAGTTTCGCACAGAGACACTGGTTGGCTATGTCTTCCATAATGACGAGGTTCCCGATGTCGAAGACGGTCAGCCAGAACCAGAGTGGATCGCTATGTCGGCGGCCTGCACGCATATGGGCTGCATCGTTGGGTGGAATAGCCAGGACCGCCAACTCCACTGCCCCTGTCACGCGGGAACCTTTACTCGCTATGGCGCTCCGGCTAATGGGAGCCAGAGGTATCTGCGCTCACTGCCACGCCTGCAAATACAGGTGCGGGACGGGCAGGTCTGGGTACAGACTCCAGCGGCGCTCTCAGAGACGCCCCCGGAGCCATCCCCAGACTATTACCAGTAA
- a CDS encoding transposase: MAIRTAFKYRLYPNKQQEQTLLFYLRRCRDLYNAGLEQRRAFYQMRRAALSCFAQINELPDLKQTYPAYQDLPSHVLQDVLRRLDKAFAAFFRRIRNGETPGYPRFKRSGRYHSFTYPDVAGWKLQGDRLKLAGVGDVKLRLHREIQGTIKTVTIRHDIDQWYVTFSCEAETPTPLPTSEQAVGIDLGVMHFATLSTGETIESPRHYRKGLKRIKLLSQIKDRHKKGSRRRKRAAIALARAHRKVRNQRANFQHQLSRRLVNEYGLLAMEDLSILNMTATPEPKPDPEQEGQYLPNGAAAKAGLNQSIFDAGWGQFQQFCTYKAERAGRRVVLVDPKYTSQLCSSCGQIVKKDLSERWHSCACGCELDRDHNAAINILCRGQEVAHRLTGL, translated from the coding sequence ATGGCCATACGGACTGCCTTCAAGTATCGGCTGTATCCGAACAAACAGCAAGAGCAGACGTTGCTGTTTTACCTCCGGCGGTGTCGTGATCTCTACAACGCGGGACTAGAACAACGCCGCGCCTTCTACCAGATGCGCCGCGCCGCGCTCTCCTGTTTTGCCCAGATCAACGAACTGCCAGACCTGAAGCAAACGTATCCCGCCTATCAAGACCTGCCCTCGCATGTGTTGCAGGATGTCTTGCGCCGCCTGGATAAAGCCTTTGCCGCCTTCTTCCGGCGTATCAGGAACGGGGAGACGCCAGGCTACCCGCGTTTCAAGAGGAGTGGTCGCTACCATTCGTTCACCTATCCTGACGTGGCCGGGTGGAAGCTGCAAGGGGACCGCCTGAAACTGGCAGGAGTCGGGGATGTGAAGCTACGCCTGCATCGGGAGATACAAGGCACGATCAAAACGGTGACAATTCGCCATGACATCGACCAGTGGTACGTGACCTTCTCCTGTGAAGCCGAAACGCCCACGCCCTTGCCGACATCCGAGCAAGCGGTAGGCATTGACTTGGGCGTCATGCACTTTGCCACCCTCTCCACTGGGGAGACAATTGAGAGCCCGCGCCACTACCGCAAAGGCTTGAAGCGGATCAAGCTCCTCAGCCAGATCAAGGACCGGCACAAAAAGGGCAGTCGGCGTCGGAAGAGAGCGGCTATCGCCTTAGCCCGTGCCCATCGCAAGGTGCGCAACCAGCGGGCCAATTTCCAGCATCAGCTTTCCCGCCGTCTGGTAAATGAGTATGGCCTACTGGCGATGGAAGACCTGTCGATCCTGAACATGACCGCCACGCCTGAACCCAAGCCGGACCCGGAGCAGGAGGGGCAGTATTTGCCTAATGGGGCAGCAGCGAAGGCGGGGCTAAATCAATCCATTTTCGATGCTGGCTGGGGCCAGTTCCAACAGTTCTGCACGTACAAGGCTGAAAGAGCCGGGCGGCGCGTGGTGTTGGTGGACCCCAAGTATACCAGCCAGCTTTGCAGCAGTTGTGGTCAGATCGTGAAGAAAGACCTGTCTGAGCGTTGGCACTCCTGTGCGTGCGGGTGCGAACTGGACAGAGACCACAACGCTGCCATCAACATTTTGTGTCGGGGCCAGGAAGTGGCCCACAGGCTCACGGGCCTGTAG
- a CDS encoding YlcI/YnfO family protein has product MEKQREIKITVRFPAALIEALRPLAKQEDRSLNGEIVQAVREYLKRKQKRSE; this is encoded by the coding sequence ATGGAGAAACAACGAGAGATCAAAATTACGGTGCGTTTTCCGGCAGCACTCATTGAGGCGTTACGGCCTCTGGCAAAACAGGAAGATCGCTCACTGAATGGGGAGATCGTTCAGGCCGTGCGTGAGTATCTGAAGCGCAAACAGAAACGAAGCGAGTAG